The following are encoded together in the Phenylobacterium sp. NIBR 498073 genome:
- the ruvC gene encoding crossover junction endodeoxyribonuclease RuvC produces MPAPLRILGLDPGLRRTGWGVITVDGARLAHVAHGVIAPKESLPFSERLLTLFEAITEVVAAHAPHEAAVEETFMNNNAASALKLGHARAMAMIVPARAGLPVAEYAATVVKKSVVGTGAAEKDQVGFMIARLLPTAGKTTADAADALAVAIAHAHHRKLRRIGAAA; encoded by the coding sequence ATGCCCGCTCCCTTGCGTATCCTCGGCCTCGATCCCGGCCTGCGCCGCACCGGCTGGGGCGTGATCACGGTCGACGGCGCGCGCCTGGCCCATGTCGCCCATGGGGTGATCGCCCCCAAGGAATCCCTGCCGTTCTCCGAGCGGTTGCTGACGCTGTTCGAGGCCATCACCGAGGTGGTCGCCGCCCACGCCCCGCACGAGGCTGCGGTCGAGGAGACCTTCATGAACAACAACGCCGCCTCGGCCCTGAAGCTCGGCCACGCCCGCGCCATGGCGATGATCGTGCCGGCCAGAGCCGGCCTGCCGGTCGCCGAATACGCCGCCACCGTGGTCAAGAAGTCCGTGGTCGGCACCGGCGCGGCCGAGAAGGACCAGGTCGGCTTCATGATCGCCCGCCTGCTGCCCACCGCCGGCAAGACCACCGCCGACGCCGCCGACGCCCTGGCCGTGGCCATCGCCCACGCTCACCATCGCAAGCTGCGCCGCATCGGAGCGGCCGCATGA
- the ruvA gene encoding Holliday junction branch migration protein RuvA, whose product MIGRLRGLVAEVGEEEALIDVAGVGYVVRCGSRTLGHLPALGEETVLHVESIWSEAQGMKLYGFLGRDERRAFVVMLAIQGVGPKAALAVLDVLAPPDLAAAVAREDKAALGRANGVGPKLALRLITELKDKQLTDGPVAAFHAQIHAPAAPPPPSAVGEAVAALLGLGVAEVNARRVVEQAALRLGEDADIPALIKAGLQELGR is encoded by the coding sequence ATGATCGGGCGTCTGCGCGGACTGGTCGCCGAGGTCGGCGAGGAAGAGGCCCTGATCGACGTAGCGGGCGTCGGCTATGTCGTGCGCTGCGGCTCGCGCACCCTCGGCCACCTGCCGGCGCTGGGCGAGGAGACCGTCCTGCACGTCGAGAGCATCTGGTCCGAAGCCCAGGGCATGAAACTCTACGGTTTCCTCGGCCGCGACGAGCGCCGCGCCTTCGTGGTCATGCTGGCGATCCAGGGCGTCGGCCCCAAGGCGGCCCTGGCCGTGCTCGACGTGCTGGCCCCGCCCGACCTCGCCGCCGCTGTGGCCCGCGAGGACAAGGCCGCCCTCGGCCGCGCCAACGGCGTCGGCCCCAAGCTCGCCCTGCGCCTGATCACCGAGCTGAAGGACAAGCAGCTGACCGACGGGCCGGTCGCGGCCTTCCACGCCCAGATTCACGCCCCGGCCGCCCCGCCGCCGCCCAGCGCGGTGGGCGAGGCGGTCGCCGCCCTGCTCGGCCTCGGCGTCGCCGAGGTCAACGCCCGCCGCGTCGTCGAACAGGCCGCCCTGCGGCTCGGCGAAGACGCCGACATCCCCGCCCTGATCAAGGCCGGCCTGCAGGAGCTGGGACGTTGA